Proteins encoded by one window of Polaribacter haliotis:
- a CDS encoding sugar porter family MFS transporter yields MNKKILIWSITAALAGFLFGFDTVVISGAEKKLQLLWGTTDFFHGMVVIGMALWGTVIGAFFGGIPTNKLGRKQTLIYIGVLYTVSAIGSGLANDPWTFAVFRFIGGLGVGVSTIAAPAYISEIAPAKDRGKLVGLYQFNIVFGILIAFLSNYLLNNIGENAWRWMVGIEALPAAIYTLIVITVPKSPRWLLTKLRNDEAKKSLKIISPNLDPEKLMMEIKLEMDNTVPNENIFLKKYRFPLILAFLIAFFNQFSGINAFLYYAPRILEEAGLGESAALLSSIGVGLTNMLFTLLGIFLIDKLGRKQLMYICSFGYIISLSLVSAAFFLNWEGGFMPIFLFMFIAAHAIGQGTVIWVFISEIFPNHLRSSGQSFGSSVHWVLAAVIPSLVPVLFSTIGAGIVFLVFAIMMVLQLLFVFFMMPETKGVSLEDLSKKLINRKK; encoded by the coding sequence ATGAATAAAAAGATTTTAATTTGGTCCATTACAGCAGCACTTGCAGGTTTCTTATTTGGGTTTGATACTGTTGTAATTTCTGGTGCAGAAAAAAAATTACAGTTATTATGGGGAACAACAGACTTTTTTCATGGTATGGTTGTAATTGGTATGGCATTATGGGGTACTGTAATTGGAGCTTTTTTTGGAGGTATACCTACTAATAAATTAGGAAGAAAACAAACTCTAATTTACATTGGGGTACTGTATACCGTTTCTGCTATTGGTTCTGGTTTAGCAAATGATCCTTGGACTTTTGCTGTATTTAGGTTTATTGGTGGTTTAGGAGTAGGTGTTTCTACAATTGCTGCACCAGCTTACATATCTGAGATAGCACCAGCAAAAGATAGAGGTAAACTAGTAGGTCTTTATCAATTTAATATTGTTTTTGGAATTTTAATAGCATTTTTATCTAATTATCTATTAAACAATATTGGTGAAAATGCATGGAGATGGATGGTTGGTATAGAAGCATTACCAGCAGCCATATATACTCTAATTGTTATAACCGTTCCTAAAAGCCCTAGATGGTTACTTACAAAGTTAAGAAATGACGAAGCAAAAAAGTCTTTAAAAATTATCAGCCCTAATTTAGATCCAGAAAAATTAATGATGGAAATAAAGTTAGAAATGGATAATACTGTGCCAAATGAAAATATTTTTCTTAAAAAATATAGATTTCCTTTAATACTAGCTTTTTTAATTGCTTTTTTTAATCAGTTTTCTGGTATTAACGCTTTCCTTTATTATGCTCCTAGAATTTTAGAAGAAGCAGGTTTAGGAGAAAGTGCTGCATTATTAAGCAGTATAGGTGTTGGTTTAACAAACATGCTTTTTACACTTTTAGGTATCTTCTTAATAGATAAACTAGGGCGTAAGCAACTAATGTATATCTGTTCTTTTGGCTATATAATTTCTCTTTCACTTGTATCTGCAGCATTTTTTCTAAATTGGGAAGGTGGTTTTATGCCAATTTTCTTATTTATGTTTATTGCAGCACACGCAATTGGTCAGGGTACAGTTATATGGGTTTTTATTTCAGAAATTTTCCCAAACCATTTACGTAGTTCAGGTCAGTCTTTTGGTAGTTCTGTACATTGGGTATTAGCAGCAGTAATTCCGTCTTTAGTTCCAGTTTTGTTTTCTACAATTGGCGCAGGAATTGTCTTTTTAGTTTTTGCAATAATGATGGTGCTTCAATTACTTTTCGTATTTTTTATGATGCCAGAAACCAAAGGAGTTTCATTGGAAGATTTAAGTAAAAAACTTATCAATAGAAAAAAATAA
- a CDS encoding hybrid sensor histidine kinase/response regulator transcription factor yields the protein MFKFKAILFFLILLSFISCSKENQIKKYKIGFSQTGHKDDWRKAMNQSMEIQAAFNPEIELTILEGNDDINNQIKDIEQLIKDKVDVLIVSPVKSKPITPIVEKAFKSGIPVLIVDRKIEGNNYTAYLGGDNYQVGLDAANYLASISESKKKIIEIKGLFGSSPALERSLGFNNIVKKNKNLEVIKTIEGNWESFSIKDSLRVVLEAHKNIDFIFSHNDRMALGAWEVAKEMGLQNSIKFVGVDGLPGKKGGIKLVQEGLFLATILYPTGGDEAIKLALKILKDENFEKNNILNTTVIDSRNADIMKNQFDKIYQQQQDIEHQQLKILKQEKTYTTQSLTLKLLLALLIISVLLASFSIYSRFKLEKKKRELEIQNNKITVQRNQIKKINEAKTNFFTGLSHEFKTPITLILSSIDSLSENKSIRDNKLLKEVGLIFNNSKRLLRLINQLIDFRKIEDKKFILRASKTNLYQFSNTIFRDFEREAQKRNIKFTLNTNNEYLDVYLDRNLMDKVYFNLLSNSFKFTPNNGFISINIEEVKNSNFVKIYFKDSGIGIPVNEMDSVFKAFYQGSNNNKTSSGIGLHLSKEFIELHKGNIEVTSNNGVEFIITLYKDNVHLNSDEIVFEPEILDSPILSFDLDYEDDAFTVQSNLNREDRDTILIVEDNVDLVKFLNNKLSLEYNIQISNGNDVLEKAFDLIPDIIICDVNLPEKDGFEICQILKKDIRTSHIPLIILTAYDSKESYIKGLDSGADLFLTKPFSFSILYRSLKNLLYNRDKLRKHYIKNIYKKEQNQKVDLLEQDFLDLMNKYIYENLDDSSFSVEQLASKLNISRVQLYRKIKAILNVSISDYILNIRLEKAKVLLLESKLTISEIAYSVGFSSPSYFSSTYKNKFGKTPKSYKKN from the coding sequence CAAAGTAGATGTTTTAATTGTTTCACCTGTAAAGTCTAAACCAATTACACCAATTGTAGAAAAAGCTTTTAAATCTGGTATACCAGTATTAATTGTAGATAGAAAAATAGAAGGAAATAATTATACTGCATATCTTGGTGGAGACAATTACCAAGTTGGTTTAGATGCTGCAAATTATTTAGCTTCTATTTCAGAATCTAAGAAAAAAATAATAGAAATTAAAGGACTATTTGGCTCATCACCAGCATTAGAACGTAGTTTAGGATTTAACAATATTGTAAAAAAGAATAAAAATCTAGAAGTAATTAAAACTATAGAAGGCAATTGGGAAAGTTTCTCTATTAAAGATAGTTTACGTGTAGTATTAGAAGCACATAAAAATATAGATTTTATTTTTTCGCACAACGATAGAATGGCTTTAGGTGCTTGGGAAGTGGCTAAAGAAATGGGATTGCAAAATTCTATAAAATTTGTTGGGGTAGACGGTTTACCTGGTAAAAAAGGTGGAATTAAATTAGTACAAGAAGGACTTTTTTTAGCTACAATCTTATACCCTACTGGCGGAGACGAAGCGATTAAATTAGCTTTAAAGATTTTAAAAGATGAGAATTTTGAAAAAAATAATATTTTAAATACTACAGTTATAGACAGTAGAAATGCTGATATTATGAAAAATCAGTTTGACAAAATCTACCAACAACAACAAGATATAGAACATCAACAATTAAAAATTTTAAAACAAGAAAAAACCTATACCACACAAAGTCTAACTTTAAAATTGCTACTTGCACTATTAATTATAAGTGTTTTATTAGCTTCTTTTAGTATTTACTCTAGATTTAAATTAGAAAAGAAAAAAAGAGAGTTAGAAATTCAGAATAATAAAATTACAGTTCAAAGAAACCAAATTAAAAAAATTAATGAAGCCAAGACCAATTTCTTTACAGGTTTATCTCATGAATTTAAAACACCAATTACACTAATTTTATCATCTATAGATTCACTTTCAGAAAATAAAAGTATTAGAGATAATAAGTTGTTAAAAGAAGTAGGACTAATTTTTAATAATTCTAAACGTTTATTAAGATTAATAAATCAATTAATAGATTTTAGAAAAATAGAAGATAAAAAATTTATATTAAGAGCCTCTAAAACAAACTTATATCAATTTTCAAATACAATTTTTAGAGATTTTGAGAGAGAGGCCCAAAAAAGAAATATAAAATTTACTTTAAACACTAATAATGAATATCTAGATGTTTATTTAGATAGAAATTTAATGGATAAAGTTTATTTTAATTTACTATCTAATTCTTTTAAATTTACCCCAAATAATGGTTTTATTAGTATAAATATAGAAGAAGTTAAAAATAGTAATTTTGTTAAAATTTATTTTAAAGACTCTGGCATTGGTATTCCTGTAAACGAGATGGATAGCGTTTTTAAAGCTTTTTACCAAGGTTCTAATAACAATAAAACTAGTTCTGGTATAGGTTTACATTTATCTAAAGAATTTATAGAATTACATAAAGGTAATATAGAAGTAACTTCTAATAATGGTGTAGAGTTTATTATAACATTATATAAAGATAATGTACATTTAAATTCAGATGAAATTGTATTTGAACCTGAAATTTTAGATAGTCCTATTTTAAGTTTCGATCTAGATTATGAAGATGATGCCTTTACTGTACAAAGTAATTTAAACAGAGAAGATAGAGACACAATTCTTATAGTAGAAGATAATGTAGATTTAGTAAAATTCTTAAACAATAAATTAAGTTTAGAGTATAATATACAAATAAGTAATGGTAATGATGTTTTAGAAAAGGCATTTGACTTAATACCAGATATTATAATTTGTGATGTTAATTTACCAGAAAAAGATGGTTTTGAAATTTGCCAAATTTTAAAAAAGGATATTAGAACATCTCATATTCCATTAATTATATTAACAGCTTACGATAGTAAAGAATCTTACATTAAAGGTTTAGATTCTGGTGCAGATTTATTTCTTACTAAACCCTTTAGTTTTTCAATTTTATATAGATCTTTAAAAAACCTACTTTATAATAGAGATAAACTTAGAAAACACTATATAAAAAATATTTATAAGAAAGAACAAAACCAAAAAGTAGACCTTTTAGAACAAGACTTTTTAGATCTAATGAATAAATATATTTATGAGAATCTAGATGATTCTTCTTTCTCTGTAGAACAACTGGCTAGTAAACTAAACATATCTAGAGTACAATTGTATAGAAAAATTAAAGCAATTTTAAATGTAAGTATAAGCGATTATATTTTAAACATTAGATTAGAAAAAGCAAAAGTATTGTTATTAGAATCTAAACTTACAATTTCAGAAATAGCATATTCAGTTGGTTTTTCTTCGCCAAGTTATTTTTCTTCTACCTACAAAAACAAGTTTGGTAAAACGCCAAAATCATACAAGAAAAATTAA
- a CDS encoding glycoside hydrolase family 32 protein has translation MKHLQFKKLILVMLVLFAFIGCKKDTEIKSISEEDLYRPNFHFTPKKAWMNDPNGMFYYNGYYHLYFQYHPESNVWGPMHWGHAISTDMISWTEQPIAIYPDELGTIFSGSAVVDISNCSGLGEVEKSIPIVAMYTNHKDFGNGKVKQVQSIAYSHDEGKTFKKYENNPVIDNDSIKDFRDPKITWDDDRHKWIMSLAAGDKIMFYDSKNLKNWNLLSEFKKDINSKDGVWECPDLFKLPIKGTEEFKWVLFVSVGTGGPNGGSATQYFIGDFDGKNFIIDKEFEKSLKENHTYWLDFGKDNYAGVSWSNARTKDGAKLMIGWMSNWDYAVKVPTETWRSAMTIPRKVELKKDNNGYRLITNPVQDLNKYRGTKFKKENISVNGNTKIIGSESIDLASTEIKFNIANLNDKSFTFILSNKVNDSLLFGYDHTKNSFFIDRKKSGKTSFSEKFADKISTTLRTSSNKNLSGTILIDKTSIELFFDDGETVMTEIFFPNQPYSTFSIETNNQELLLDNIVINQLNIN, from the coding sequence ATGAAACATTTACAATTTAAAAAACTGATTCTTGTAATGCTAGTATTATTTGCATTTATTGGTTGTAAAAAAGATACAGAAATTAAATCTATTTCTGAAGAAGACTTGTACCGCCCAAACTTTCATTTTACACCAAAAAAAGCTTGGATGAATGATCCTAATGGAATGTTTTATTACAATGGTTACTATCATTTATATTTCCAATACCATCCAGAAAGTAATGTTTGGGGACCTATGCATTGGGGGCATGCAATTAGCACAGATATGATTTCTTGGACAGAGCAACCTATTGCCATTTATCCTGATGAACTTGGAACCATCTTTTCTGGAAGTGCAGTTGTAGATATAAGCAATTGCTCTGGATTAGGAGAAGTTGAAAAATCTATTCCAATTGTTGCTATGTATACGAACCATAAAGATTTTGGTAACGGAAAAGTTAAACAAGTACAAAGTATAGCTTACAGTCATGACGAAGGTAAAACTTTTAAGAAATACGAAAACAACCCGGTTATAGATAACGATTCTATTAAAGATTTTAGAGACCCAAAAATTACTTGGGATGATGATAGACATAAATGGATTATGTCTCTTGCAGCTGGAGATAAAATTATGTTTTACGATTCTAAGAATTTAAAAAACTGGAACTTACTTTCAGAATTTAAAAAAGATATAAACTCTAAAGATGGAGTTTGGGAATGTCCAGATTTATTTAAACTACCAATTAAAGGCACAGAAGAATTTAAATGGGTATTATTTGTAAGTGTTGGAACTGGTGGGCCAAATGGTGGAAGTGCAACACAATATTTTATTGGAGATTTTGATGGTAAGAATTTTATAATTGATAAAGAATTTGAAAAAAGCTTAAAAGAAAATCATACATATTGGTTAGATTTTGGTAAAGATAATTACGCTGGTGTTTCTTGGTCTAATGCAAGAACAAAAGATGGTGCTAAATTAATGATTGGTTGGATGTCTAATTGGGATTATGCAGTAAAAGTACCAACAGAAACATGGAGAAGTGCGATGACAATTCCTAGAAAAGTAGAACTTAAAAAAGATAATAATGGTTATCGATTAATTACGAACCCAGTACAAGATTTAAATAAATATAGAGGCACCAAATTTAAAAAAGAAAATATTTCTGTAAACGGAAATACAAAAATTATTGGTTCAGAATCTATTGATTTAGCAAGCACAGAAATAAAGTTTAACATAGCTAATTTAAATGATAAAAGCTTCACTTTTATACTATCTAACAAAGTAAATGATTCGCTTTTATTTGGCTATGATCATACTAAAAATTCTTTTTTTATTGATCGTAAAAAATCTGGAAAAACATCATTTTCAGAAAAGTTTGCTGATAAAATATCTACCACTTTAAGAACTTCATCTAACAAAAACCTATCAGGAACAATATTAATAGATAAAACATCTATAGAATTATTTTTTGATGATGGAGAAACTGTTATGACAGAAATATTTTTTCCAAACCAACCCTATTCAACCTTTTCTATAGAAACAAATAATCAAGAATTACTTCTAGATAACATCGTAATAAATCAATTAAACATTAACTAA
- a CDS encoding SusC/RagA family TonB-linked outer membrane protein has product MRRKLLFLLTIFALISISAQAQVKGVVTDKDGDMPLPGVSVVVSGTTVGTTTDFDGNYTLAKAKAEDTLVFSYLGYKTETVKINGRSVINVVLSAEASQLDEIVITGYTKEKKVDVTGAISVVEMAPIKGVGLSTGSAVQSLQGQVAGLFIEKNGDPTGTSNNILIRGATTLGNNNPLFVIDGVPTLRQEVFASLNPSTIESVQVLKDASASSLYGARAGNGVVVVSTKNRSKAGGAEKFKISINSNVSVLSEKKQRYKMLNALQRGEALWQASVNDGADPSSGYGEIYNFDWNGDFNNPVLNNVTVKPFVGGDTSVPVGDTDWQDATYQTGYLYNNEISFSGGTDNSFHLINVGHLSNSGILKNTGYERITAKLNSNFNLFDNRLRVGVNSQMSTSDETLASRDVGSAFTTSLAISLAPTIPVYDANGEFAGPLGSGYSDRNNPVLMQQLNSWDNTSRTTFFGNIYGEFDIAKNLTYRTSLGIDYNVVDRRDIERKVNNGFITRGTNRLIQGNQKFTSLVFTNTLNYNVELAEKHKLGVLLGVESIKDDQDSFVAQADGFAVETESFFQLDAATGAKTNTGSSTGSRLLSQFAKVNYGYEDKYLASITVRRDGSSRFGADNRYGIFPAATVGWRISNEDFWKENEIVNSLKFRAGYGEVGNQSIGDLARFGLFQSNYGQNQLQATGDTFFFNTFYNVGTAYDLNGNNTGNLPSGFVSIQASNPALKWETTKEFNFGVDFSLLNNKVTGSFDYFTRETSDILTTPPIASVVGEGQQRVLNGATTETNGWELALAYANTFENGLKFTVSTNFGAFRDIITALPDEVVSSYPGTVDNSIIGHSQFSIFGYKTDGLFQSQADVDASPTQVGARPGGLKFQDLDGNGSIDANDRDFIGTTLPDLEYGIRVNLEYKNFDFSVFGSGVAGRIGLDPYIYWNNFVQGRENAGLGVLNAWTPTNTGSNIPAASLVNNDTRTSDYLYRKNSYFKVRNMSFGYSLPEEIVNKLAGMTSLRFYVQGENLFWFTPKDYIGSDPERTNVDNIPVPTTLSLGLNINF; this is encoded by the coding sequence ATGAGACGTAAATTACTCTTTTTACTTACAATATTTGCTCTTATCAGCATATCCGCCCAAGCCCAGGTTAAAGGTGTGGTTACTGATAAAGATGGAGATATGCCATTACCAGGAGTTTCAGTAGTTGTATCTGGTACTACGGTTGGAACAACAACCGATTTTGATGGAAATTATACTTTAGCCAAAGCAAAAGCTGAAGATACATTGGTTTTTAGTTACCTAGGTTACAAAACAGAAACCGTAAAAATAAATGGAAGAAGTGTTATAAATGTTGTTTTATCAGCAGAAGCAAGTCAACTAGACGAAATAGTAATAACAGGTTACACCAAAGAAAAAAAGGTAGATGTAACTGGTGCAATATCTGTTGTAGAAATGGCTCCTATTAAAGGAGTAGGTTTAAGTACAGGTAGTGCCGTACAAAGTTTACAAGGTCAAGTAGCTGGTTTATTTATAGAGAAAAACGGAGACCCAACAGGTACAAGCAACAATATACTAATTAGAGGTGCAACTACTCTTGGTAACAACAACCCATTATTTGTTATTGATGGTGTGCCAACATTAAGGCAAGAAGTTTTTGCAAGCTTAAACCCAAGTACAATAGAATCTGTTCAAGTACTTAAAGATGCTTCTGCGTCTTCACTTTATGGAGCTCGTGCAGGAAATGGTGTGGTGGTTGTATCTACTAAAAACAGATCAAAAGCCGGAGGTGCAGAAAAATTTAAAATTAGTATAAATTCAAACGTTTCAGTTTTATCAGAAAAAAAACAACGTTACAAAATGCTAAATGCATTGCAAAGAGGTGAAGCTTTATGGCAAGCATCTGTTAATGATGGTGCAGACCCATCTAGCGGTTATGGTGAAATATATAATTTTGATTGGAACGGTGATTTTAATAACCCTGTTTTAAATAATGTAACTGTAAAACCTTTTGTTGGAGGTGATACATCTGTACCGGTTGGAGATACTGATTGGCAAGATGCAACTTACCAAACTGGATATTTATACAATAATGAAATTTCGTTTTCTGGAGGTACAGACAATTCATTTCATTTAATAAATGTAGGTCATTTAAGTAATTCAGGTATCTTAAAAAATACAGGTTATGAAAGAATTACAGCTAAATTAAACTCTAATTTTAATTTGTTTGATAATAGATTAAGAGTTGGTGTAAATTCACAAATGTCTACCTCTGATGAAACATTAGCTTCTAGAGATGTTGGTAGTGCATTTACAACCAGTTTAGCTATATCATTAGCTCCAACAATTCCTGTATATGATGCAAATGGAGAATTTGCTGGACCTTTAGGTTCTGGTTATTCAGACAGAAACAACCCTGTTTTAATGCAACAACTTAATAGTTGGGACAACACTAGTAGAACTACTTTTTTTGGAAATATTTATGGAGAGTTTGATATCGCTAAAAATCTAACTTATAGAACTAGTTTAGGTATAGACTACAATGTAGTTGACAGAAGAGATATTGAAAGAAAAGTTAATAATGGTTTTATAACAAGAGGTACAAATAGATTAATACAAGGTAATCAAAAGTTTACTAGTTTAGTATTTACAAACACCTTAAATTATAATGTAGAATTAGCTGAAAAGCATAAACTAGGAGTACTTTTAGGAGTAGAATCTATTAAAGACGATCAAGATAGCTTTGTTGCACAAGCTGATGGATTTGCAGTAGAAACAGAATCTTTCTTTCAGTTAGATGCAGCAACAGGTGCAAAAACAAACACAGGCTCTTCAACTGGTAGTAGATTGTTGTCTCAATTTGCTAAAGTAAATTATGGTTACGAAGATAAGTATTTAGCATCTATAACTGTACGTAGAGATGGATCATCAAGATTTGGTGCAGACAATAGATATGGTATTTTTCCTGCAGCAACAGTAGGTTGGAGAATTAGTAATGAAGATTTTTGGAAAGAAAATGAAATTGTAAATTCTTTAAAATTTAGAGCAGGTTATGGTGAAGTTGGTAACCAATCTATTGGAGATTTAGCACGTTTTGGTTTATTTCAGTCAAATTATGGGCAAAATCAATTACAAGCAACCGGAGACACTTTTTTCTTTAATACGTTTTACAACGTTGGTACCGCTTATGATTTAAACGGAAATAACACAGGAAATTTACCATCTGGTTTTGTATCAATTCAAGCATCAAACCCAGCTTTAAAATGGGAAACTACCAAAGAATTTAATTTTGGTGTAGACTTTTCTTTATTAAACAATAAAGTAACTGGTTCTTTCGATTATTTTACTAGAGAAACTAGCGATATCTTAACAACACCACCAATTGCTTCTGTTGTGGGAGAAGGACAACAAAGAGTATTAAATGGAGCAACAACAGAAACAAACGGTTGGGAATTAGCTTTAGCGTACGCTAATACTTTTGAAAATGGATTAAAATTTACAGTTTCTACTAATTTCGGAGCTTTTAGAGATATAATTACAGCTTTACCTGATGAGGTTGTATCTTCTTATCCTGGTACAGTAGATAATTCTATTATTGGACATTCTCAATTTTCAATTTTTGGATATAAAACAGATGGCTTATTTCAAAGTCAAGCAGATGTAGATGCAAGCCCAACTCAAGTTGGAGCTAGACCTGGAGGATTAAAATTTCAAGATTTAGATGGTAATGGAAGTATAGATGCAAATGATAGAGATTTTATTGGTACAACTTTACCAGATTTAGAATATGGAATAAGAGTAAACTTAGAATATAAAAACTTCGACTTTTCTGTATTCGGCTCAGGTGTTGCAGGTAGAATAGGTTTAGACCCATATATATACTGGAATAATTTTGTACAAGGAAGAGAAAATGCTGGTTTAGGTGTTTTAAACGCTTGGACTCCAACAAACACTGGTTCAAATATTCCAGCGGCATCACTTGTAAATAACGATACAAGAACCTCAGATTATCTTTACAGAAAAAATTCTTATTTCAAAGTAAGAAACATGTCATTTGGATATTCTTTACCAGAAGAAATTGTAAACAAATTAGCAGGTATGACAAGTTTAAGATTTTACGTTCAAGGAGAAAATTTATTCTGGTTTACACCTAAAGACTATATAGGATCAGATCCTGAAAGAACAAATGTAGATAACATTCCTGTTCCAACAACATTATCACTTGGTCTTAACATTAACTTTTAA
- a CDS encoding RagB/SusD family nutrient uptake outer membrane protein — MKNIKLLLAGIFATFLIAGCSDDFLEYEPEGVLSNENVATAENAEALVVAAYAGIANDDMVGPLTNMWVYGSVRSDDAYKGGGGRGDVDIVDRYEQYNLTIADDPLDWMGPRTWTNYYKAISRANFALKVINEIPDAEYSNKAIRQGELRFLRAHSHFMLKQLFKKIPYITEDISQDEILEVSNDVDNNALWNTIADDFLFAYNNLPQSQDQVGRADKNAAAAYLAKLRLYQAYEQNDTHQVTNINRALLQEVIDYADDVTGGLEADYGNNYLDGFDNGSESIWAAQFSINDGTTVSRVSFVTGLNSPHGTGLYGCCGFHLASQNMVNAFKTDASGLPLLDTFNSSNIFDVVDANGETALAAGITLDPRIDHTVGIPGRPFKYRNTVNTSGDMIYNFSWARDPGVYGYFGNMKEQQAPDCGCYVKEGPFVGTSKNVDFIRYADVLLFKAEALIQLDQVDAGLDLINQVRRRAAASTQRQIDAGATDVYNVGEYPMGLSKSEAFKALMFERRLEFGMEGPRFFDLVRWGMAEQVLNAYLAVEKTRKDFLTNANFTAGRDEYYPIPQREIDFTGGLYKQNPGY, encoded by the coding sequence ATGAAGAATATAAAATTATTATTAGCGGGAATCTTTGCTACATTTTTAATAGCAGGATGTTCTGATGATTTCTTAGAATATGAACCAGAAGGTGTATTATCTAATGAAAACGTAGCTACAGCAGAAAACGCAGAAGCATTAGTTGTTGCTGCATATGCAGGAATAGCAAATGATGACATGGTAGGTCCACTTACTAACATGTGGGTTTATGGAAGTGTTAGATCTGATGACGCCTACAAAGGTGGTGGTGGTAGAGGTGATGTTGATATTGTAGATAGATATGAACAATACAACTTAACAATTGCAGACGACCCTTTAGATTGGATGGGACCAAGAACTTGGACTAATTATTATAAAGCAATATCGAGAGCTAATTTTGCTTTAAAAGTAATTAATGAAATACCAGATGCAGAATATTCAAACAAAGCTATAAGACAAGGAGAACTTCGTTTTTTAAGAGCGCACTCTCATTTTATGCTTAAACAATTGTTTAAAAAAATTCCATATATCACAGAAGATATATCGCAAGATGAAATTCTTGAAGTTTCTAATGATGTAGATAATAATGCTTTATGGAACACAATTGCAGATGATTTTCTATTTGCCTATAACAACTTACCTCAATCTCAAGATCAAGTAGGTAGAGCAGATAAAAACGCAGCAGCTGCCTATTTAGCAAAACTACGTTTATACCAAGCTTATGAGCAAAATGATACACACCAAGTAACTAATATTAATAGAGCATTATTACAAGAAGTAATTGATTATGCAGATGACGTTACAGGAGGGTTAGAAGCAGATTACGGTAATAATTATTTAGATGGTTTTGATAATGGTTCAGAATCTATTTGGGCTGCACAATTTTCTATCAATGACGGTACAACTGTTAGTAGAGTAAGTTTTGTAACTGGATTAAATTCGCCTCATGGAACTGGTTTATATGGTTGTTGTGGGTTTCATTTGGCTAGTCAAAATATGGTGAACGCATTTAAAACAGATGCTTCTGGTTTACCATTATTAGATACTTTTAATAGTAGTAATATTTTTGATGTTGTAGATGCAAATGGAGAAACTGCTTTAGCTGCAGGAATTACTTTAGACCCAAGAATAGACCATACAGTTGGTATTCCTGGACGTCCTTTTAAATATAGAAATACGGTAAATACTTCTGGAGATATGATTTACAACTTTAGTTGGGCAAGAGACCCAGGTGTTTATGGTTATTTCGGAAATATGAAAGAACAACAAGCTCCAGATTGTGGTTGTTATGTAAAAGAAGGGCCATTTGTTGGTACTTCTAAAAACGTAGATTTTATTAGATATGCAGATGTACTTTTATTTAAAGCAGAAGCTTTAATTCAATTAGATCAAGTAGATGCTGGATTAGACCTAATTAATCAAGTAAGAAGAAGAGCTGCAGCTAGTACGCAAAGACAAATAGATGCAGGAGCAACAGATGTGTATAATGTTGGAGAATATCCAATGGGTTTATCTAAATCTGAGGCTTTTAAAGCTTTAATGTTCGAAAGACGTTTAGAGTTTGGTATGGAAGGTCCAAGATTTTTTGACTTAGTAAGATGGGGAATGGCAGAACAAGTTCTAAATGCATATTTAGCAGTTGAAAAAACAAGAAAAGATTTTTTAACAAATGCTAATTTTACAGCTGGTAGAGATGAATACTATCCAATACCTCAAAGAGAAATAGATTTTACTGGAGGTTTATATAAGCAAAATCCAGGATATTAA